TGTGAAGATGTTATAAATTCCCAAAGACTTCAAGATGATCCACTTAAAATAGAGTGCTGTATGACAGAAGATCAGAATCCTGCTCGAGAAACTGCACCTTTGACGGCTGAAAAAGCACAAACGCACTCAGAGCAGCTAGTATCAAAGGAGACATTTCCTCAAACCGAGGAAGAGGCGATTGTACCACAAACTAACGCCGATGAGGACTTACTCGGTTCAGAGCAAGAAGAAATATCTTCTTTCAAGCAGATTGTAGAGCAGATGCAAAAACGACAGCTTAACATGGAAGTTTTTGAACGGATCCGGAAAGTGTATGGAGACCTTGAATGTGAATACTGCggtatgaatatttaatatctaaTACAGGGGTGCCCAGTCCTGTTCCTAGAGATCCTACTATCTTGCAAAGTTTAGTTCTGATCAAAcgactgaaccagctaattaagatctTCAGGAACGTGTTGATAATTACAGACGGGTGTTTTGTGCAGGGTTGGAAATGAACTGCAGGTAGGTGGATCTCCAGGATTGGGCATCCCTGATCTATTATCTATGAATATcccactttttttaaataacacctCCAACCCTAGTCTCCCTATAACTCTCTGTAATGGTCCCTCAACAGGTAAGCTTTTCTGGTATCAGGTGCACTACAATACGCATGTGCGAACGCACACGAAAGAGCACCTCCATTACTGTTCTCAGTGCAATTATTCCTCCATCACTAAAAACTGCCTGAAGCGACATGTCATCCAGAGACATTCTGACATCCTCCTCAAGTGTCCCTCTGAAGGATGCCAGTACTGTACACCTGACAAATACAAACTTCAGGCTCATCTCAAAACCCATTCGGACATTGTGAGTGTTGGTAGTCTGCTTATTCTTATGATATTGGTGAAATTGCTTCTTCGTCAGATCTTACTTCTTTCTCATCTTTAGGTCAAAAGAAGTTTTATATGCCCAGTATGTCAAGAGTCTGTTCCTGAGGACAAAGTTAGAGCTCATATCAAAAGCAACCATCCGGGtaagaacaaataaaacactCTGAAATGTCCCACGAGAGCCCTAAAGTAATGAATGTGCTGTTGCTGTATAGATGTGTCGCTGAACTATATCTCGGAAACGTTGGGACTACGTGTACATGTGAAAGGAGTGATTGGGAAACGAGCTTCCAAATGCCCGTACTGTGATTGTTTCTTCACAAGGAATGGGGCAGATCTTCAGCAGCACATATGGGCTCATGAAGGTGTTTTTCTTACCGTGTTGGCAAACTTATGcacttaaatgaactgttttagtGTACTGATTTTGATCTGTTCATGCCTCCAGGACTGAAACCGTACAAATGTTCACAATGTGATTATGCCTCAAGAAGTAAAAGCAACCTCAAAGCTCACATGAATAGACACAGTACTGAGAAAACACATCTTTGTGACCTTTGTGGAAAAAAGTTCAAGTCTAAATGCACTCTGAAAAGTCATAAGCTCATGCACACAGCAGACGGTGAGTCTCTTTCTTTGTATTTAAGAGTGCATGCGGTGTTATTTGGACTTGTGTACCTAAAACAACAAGGGTTCTGTAATCTGACGTATTTATGAAGTCAGAAAGAGCTCTAATGCCAATTacgtttacacacacaaggaatttgttttggtcACAGGAGcctccagtgcagaagaaagtacagacatagtgcaAACATACGTGATAGTGCAGACATATTTAGGAATTACACAGTTAGAggaaatataacaataatataagaaaaacagaaaattaaataatgcaatgtaatacagaagtagaaatatagagaaaaagagacattgactccagtcttcagtgtcacatgatccgtctGAAATCATATGctaatatgcagattttataTTGTTATCAGTGTTATGTTATTACCACAGTTGGggggcttaatatttttgtagaaactgtgatacattttttaggataatttgatgaaatgaaagttaaaaagaacagcatttatttaaaatcttttctacTTTTGATCAcaactttgctgaataaaaataatttcctttttaaaaagtcttactgatcccaaacatttgaacgtgtgtgtgtgtgtgtatataatcgatttatttctaaatattcaTCTCTTCTTTTTTTGGAATGTACGTATGTTCAACATTTTATCTATGCAGGGAGTTTTTCTGCACCACTGTTGCATTTTGgaaataaacagtatttattatgaaatatatacaaataaatttgacttgaattTTTTTCTCTTATAGTCTAGTTTCAGTAGGAAATATGGATGTAATTTAATACGAAGTAAACATtttccatataataataattttgagtttttgagTCAATTTTGGTTTCATGACTTCAATGTTGcttcagaatttaattaaattgtacttAAACATCAGTGGGTTTGATTATTTCTGTGATTATTTTCTTAATACACAGCcaatcaaaaatgttttctttttcaaatatgttGTAGGAAAACAGTTCAGATGTACTGAGTGTGACTTCACTGCCGCACTGAGACCGCATCTCCTTCGTCACATGGAGCAACATGCTTCTTTCAAAGTAACAAAACAAAAGCCttctattttagttttgttttgtcatgtgtCTCAAAACCACCACCAAAGCACAATGTTTTGCCTTTCACAGCCTTTCCGTTGTGCACACTGCCACTACTCGTGCAACATTTCAGGTTCTCTGAAAAGACACTATAACAAAAAACATCCCAACGCTCAGTATATCAATGCTGGAACAGGAGTGTCCACTTCCGAAACTGTGACAGAGCAAGGCAAGTCCTTCCTCACCAGAATGAAACCAGCCTTAACTGCCTAACATATACATTGCTTATTGTTAGACATACAGTGTTGCCTCAAACAGCATCAGTaattgaaaagtgtgtgtgtgtgttatcaggtGGAGTCAAATGTCCTGTGTGCAATTACGTTTATGGCACTAAATGGGAAATGAACAGACACCTTAAGAGCAAACATGGTCTCAAAGTGGTGGAGACTGACAGTCTTGGTCTGAATCAGTGGGAGGTGAGTAATATTAGAATAAAGTcaagtcatgtttatttaaaaaatgcataaacaacaaTAGAAGTTGACACAAAGTGCTGTacatcaatatttaataataaataatatattgatagtaaacataatttacccaaaaatgacaaaactgtcatcatttattaccttcatgtcattccaaacccataagactttagttaaattaagatttaaCTGCAAGGTTTTTGTCTCCCCTTTGAAAGTCCAGGTAACGTAAACTTAAAACATCCATAAAGtccataaattaaattcaatctGTTCATAATCTAAAAAGATTGTATCTCTGCACAAGACTTGGATTAACTGCTTGATTTGTATGGATTAATTTCATGAtgcctttatgacctttttggatcttctaagTTTTGGTTCATGGACTTCAGTGAAGGGgcagaaacctctcaggtttcattaaaaatatcaataaagattaaaaatatattaagttttgtttcaaagacaaaccaaagtcttatgggtttggaacggcatgagggtgagtaaacaatgacagaattttcatttttttgcatgaataataatcattaataaaatatttaaaagtttagcAAAAAAGGCAAATTACTCCAGCCTTTCCTTTTCTTGGGACTCTGACattcataatatattttcttcctGATAATGCAGTGCATGATTGTTAAAAGGCcataattcatgttcactatatTCTTAACATTAGAATTAAATGCTACTAGACTTGCTTATGATCTTATTGGTGTGTTCATTCAGGTAGTGGAGTCAGTGGAGGAGTCGGCCATGCAGTACCTTCATATAGCTGAGACTGAGGATCCACAAGGAACAGAGACTGCTGTATCAGCTCTGCAGGACCTGCGCTTCAACACACAAAATGGTCAGAAACGATTGCTTCAATTCTGGAGTTGTTGGATTTCTGTAAAGTTCAGATCTTAACTCATCGTATGTGTTCAGGTGTTGTGTCTGCGGCAGCGGGAGACAGACTAGACCAGGCATCTGTCAACATCCTGCAGCAGATCATTGAACTGGGCTCAGAGAATCATGATGCCGCTGTGGCTTCTGTAGTTGCCATGGCTCCCGGTACAGTTACTGTTGTAGAGCAGGTACGGTTAATATGCATATTTGTGCATAGCTCTGCTTCTGGAGAGCTGCCCAAACTTCTCTCATAAGATTTTATTGACTTCACAATATATCATCTACACTCTCTGCAATATGATTATTGCTTATGAATTGTCAGGTTTATTGTCTTACTATATTTGGTATTACTTTTATGGACATTTTAGTAACTCCCTATAATCAAATGATAGATGTATGTTATATTAATAGTGTCTATATATGAATTTAAGGGGGTCATGACACATTCTACAGTTATTtactacagaaattaatacttttattcagcaagaatggaTTAagctgatcaaaaatgacagtaaagacgtttattaTGCTACAAAcgttaatgctgttcttttgaactttctattcatcaatgtaTCCTGgttaaaaaaatcatggttttcataaaaataataataaggaatatttctggagcaccaaatcagcatattacaatgatttctgaagaatcatgtgacactgaaaactggagtaatgcctgctgaaaattcagctttatcatcacaagaataacttttaaaaatatttcacaatgtttatctgtacttttgattaaataaatgcagccttgataagcataagagacttctttcaaaaacattttaaaaagcttaccgacctcaaacttttgaacattggTGTACATTTTTTCCTTCtgaggtttacttataatgttaacaaaacattCAGCTGTCATTATTTAGTTCAACaatcattatttagttttctcTTTGACACTTAGAATTAAACTGTCTAATATTGGGTCCAATATATATTTGCTGAAATATGCCACATAAACTGTTCAAGTaagactgaaatgtaaaaaataaacttcagCTGCTCATTTCTAATGTTGGCTTTAATTAATCAGCCAGTTTGAATCATTGATATGTGAGACGTGTTTATGTATTCATCTGACGTCAGCCATTTGtcggtcattttttttttcattttcaataaatgtgctttttagaTCTCTGAAAGTTACAGAATGCCTTCAAGCTTTAGAATATTAAGCTTCAAGCTTTAGAATATTAAGCTTTTCTCAATCTCAAGAATGAAGGAACTCCTTGAATCctttaataataagaatgttCTGTCCCTTCATCCTAGGTGGAGCAGGAGGAGCCGCAGGACAATCATGCCATGATGATCCAGGATGCACTGCAGCAGGCCACAGTGGGCCTGGGAGAAGAGCACCATCTAGTGGTGTCTTCAGATGAAATGGAGGGCATCAAAACTGTTACAGTGTATACGCAGGAAGACGCATCCCAGTTCATAGTCTATGTTCAGGAGGCTGTGCAAACTGAGGAGGCCAGCACAGTATAGAGCATAGTAAGACAATACATATGGGGTTTTAACTACTAGCTAGCTAGTTCAAATGCTGTTCAAGTGTTTTCTtctagtttttcttttgctatagTTACTCCAGTCAGGTCTTGAGTGGATTATTGCAGTCATACATATAGATTATAGGGACCAATCTTGCACAACTGTAAATAATCTGAAATGAACAGTAGCAGTGAATAGTCAGCCTCAtgctacaaaaaagaaaaaaagatgttagTTTTAAGTCTTTGCAAAAATCTTGAGACCTTATCACAGTAAAGCCAGCTGCACATAACTAAGAAtctattttagaaatgtgttttttttttttttttttttttggccatcatTGTAAGTATGTATGTAACAGAGTTACTGTGTGACTCTGGACTTCTCCGCACTTTTTATATAACGCTCCCATACAGTGTATGGCTATCATAATAGTAAACTGAGTTATTTAATgggtgttgttgtttattattgagATACTTCATTAATTAACatcataacatttaataatttcatatcaTTCATGATTTTGCAAGTAAATGAAACTCACTTTAAAGCTGTGTACCAATACAGCATTCAACCACACTACCTTTTAATAGTTTTGTGCTAGGTGAGatctttgaatttatttaaaacagtaatattgtgaaatattacaatttaaaaataactttattttaatatattttaaattgtaatttattcctttgatgacaaagctgaattttccccAATCTCAAAGATTTTTATTATACACCGCTAAACAGTATAATATTGCTTCCAAGTGACCAAAAGATGTGATTTCAGTGTCTCTTCCATCAACTCTGTGAGCTGGCTATCCAGCAGGCTGTCCTCATCACTGTCCTGCTCCTCTTTGTCCTCTTTTTGAAGGCTTCTGGACAACAGAAAATCCTTAGGAGTGATATCATCATCCTTCATCCATTTGGActtgttcttctttttctctaTGAGTTTCTGCTTCCTAATATCTGCGAGAATATCCAGTGGCTCTTGAGTTAGTCCTCCAGCAGCAGGACTCTGTGTGAGAGAGTCTCTAGTCCTCTCCCGTTTATAGGCTTCAATCTGTTTGTGCAGAGCATCGTGATTGACACCAAACAAAACGGCTCTTTTCTTGTCTTCAGATTCCATCAGCTGCAGTTTGGCCCTTTGGAAGATTAAACAAATTAGAAATTCGAACTAAATTCTTCCTACCTGACATCGTTGGtggataaattatttatgttATCTTCATCTGGACCAAAATCTGCTTTCTTGAGAAGATTTTCAGCCggattagaatatatatatatatatatatatatatatatatatatatatatacacacacacaagctattCCATCTTTTATCACTGTAAACTCAATATAAAATTTATTGTTGTTTCCACAGTGACAGCACTATATTGTTTATCTCTGATGATAACCGCAGGAGGAACATTGTCAAGGATTTGGTGAGAGATCTGAAGGTgcctgaaaaatacaataagccAAATTATGCAATTCTCTATCTTCAACttattaaaacaaatgcaaagcaggataatgaaatatacatatacagtgcATGATTCCTGATTCCTCGAGCATTTATATTCACGTTCTCGTAATAACTGTAGTCCTTACAGCGACCTGTTAACTTAAAACaacttatttaactttttaaaaataataatcaattaaaataccAATAAATTGATAACATAAACTTGTTCAATCAATCACAActatttttttgagtgaaccaCACACCTGTAATATTTAGTCACGTTTATTCCAAGAGGCAAAATACAACTGCAAACTTTAAATAGGACACAGAGGCACTTGTCTTTTTTCACATGTCTGAAATGATTACAGTGTATTTTGtgaagcacaaaaaaaagaacatgaaaacCGCATAAAGTGCCCTTTTCTGTGATACAGCTATGAAATGCAGCCTAATTTGCCAGTTAGTAGTAATAGTTAACCAAATCTTCATTTTCTGTACAGTTCTAATATAAAATGTTAGAAGCAGAACTATTTCACTACAGATGTCCCCAAATGTATATTACACGTGtccacaaaaagaaaacagtatgaCTTCAATTGAGTGTTTCCTTGCAATaaagatatgtaaaaaaaaaaaaaaaaaaaatttttttaccgTCATCATATGAACtatacacaacaaaaatacaaagagtgTAGGGTCTTTTCAGCATTGCTGGAGGTTCCCCTTTTCCAAATATACTAATAACAAGAGGCAAACCATCTTATAAATGTGTAAATcgagtatttttaaataaacattttgcaatgATTTCCATCCAAGTGTGAACATGCTGCATACAAACATAATTCATCTAACAAACTGTTTATCCATTTTTACAGAGGCCGTGCCTCTGGGATGAAGAGACCATCTTCCATTTCGCTTACATCCTCTTGTTTAACAGTTATCCCTGGAATGAAGAGACCATCTTCCATTTCATTCACATCCTCTTTTTTAACTGTTACTGGTACCGCAGGAATGAAGAGATCATGTTTAATTTCATTCACGTCCTCTTTTTTAACTGTAACCTGTGGAACGAGGCCACCATGTTTCACCTcattcaagactttttttttaacaggctTTACTTCTGGAATGAAGAGATTGTGCTTCAGCTTGTTCACTTCAATCATTTTGAACCCGAGACGTACACAAACCCTCTTCTTCTGAATCGCTTTCAAGCATTTGGTGAGCTTGCTGTTAAAGTGAGCCTTTACGTCAGCCTTGTTTATCCACAAACGGGAAGCTAGCAGTTCAATTTCAGTCTTCGTCACGTATGGCTTCCTGTGGAAGTACTGCGAAAGGAAGTCTTTCCTGTCCTCGAACGATGTCATCTCCATTCCCATTGGTTCCAAGACGAGCTCGACTGGAGTTTCAGGGACTTCTACCTTTGGAACTTTTGAGTTCCTTCTCCTGTTCTTCGGAGTGATTACTTCTTTCTTTGGTTTGACAAATTCAAGGCCCCCCTGACAGGCCACTTCTGAAGGACTCGCCATCTGAGGAGAATTACATAAATCCCCATCATCATGTTCTGTTGTATCTGGATTCAGTTGCCTCTCTGCTTCCTTGACAGCTTTGGGAGCACAACGGCACCGTTGCACGTGAATGGAGATTGTTTTCGGTGTCGATTTTTCAGTATACACGCCAAAGCAATATATGCATTTGTATGCAGGCGTTTTTAGTATTGCATGAATGGTGGGAACGATGTGATGTTTTGTTTGAAGATGACGCTCATAGTCCTCAGAGTTCTGGAGCTTTACTTGGCAAAACGGGCAGGCGGTAGGTGGTGTTTTCAACGAGGCTGCATATTCTGCTTTGTCtggatacatttttatgtatagcTTATCTTGAGAGCTGGTAACCAGTGCAAGGTTGAGCTCTCGGTTTTCAAGAAGGTCTTTGGGCACATCTGTGTTTAGATTAAAAGTGTTGAACACGAGGTTCCCCTCGTCGTCACAGTCGAGACTAAACTGTTCTTTAATGAAATGCCGATTTTCCTTGATTTTCAAACTGTGCTCTTTATTGGTGTGCTCCATTATCTGCTTGAAAGAGTAGAACATCTGAGGGCAGAAAAGACACTTCAAGCCATGCAACAAATGCTGGAAAATCCCCTGCTCTGTCAGTAAAATCTTGCACCTCAGGCACTTGACAGAGTGATCGTCATGTTTCTTCAAAAACGGCGCCAGCACAGCCAACTCATTCGGTACGGAATTTCTGTTTATCGCCCTCTGAACTGTAGGCTTGAGACCCTTGGGCACCACAGCTGAATTGGTAGGTTGGCTGATCTGGTTTTGCGTCAGTACCACTTGAGCGGGACCACCGTGGACAGGAACTGTGACTTGAACGGGC
The Cyprinus carpio isolate SPL01 chromosome A16, ASM1834038v1, whole genome shotgun sequence genome window above contains:
- the LOC109104682 gene encoding zinc finger protein ZFAT-like isoform X2; protein product: MLRDGSSVFMCKICNLFSPSKPLLLSHVTETHFNEGGDPDTFIIALKPLTTQEPQSSEVVVKRKRGRPKGSTKKVQPEKVQKVTPNQQERESTAIQSLAVAEKPSEDGSDLECKKCNRVFSNRRQISKHICFVGLKEAADEEEYGNNTDANKISDGEEEKERTPKKARAMRTDKLSSAKDPESASGNKNPIISVVLTSHEAMPGASKIVPIEAAPAEPSTQTVADAGSQEAAMKRGYQEYAIQQAAYEAPLKSNRLGQTQLKIFTCEYCNKVFKFKHSLQAHLRIHTNEKPFKCPQCDYASAIKANLSVHIRKHTGEKFSCELCSFNCLSKGHLKVHVERVHKKIKQHCRFCKKKYSDVKNLLKHIRETHDMNDKKVQDSYNEYSLQTREGKRQLLYNCQICDRKFKNELERDRHMMVHGNKRPFGCELCDHGSTKFQALQAHIRKHPFIYVCAICQEKFVSSVRLKLHLREFHPESDEPSAFADSINSSFCLLKPGDDIQKDMLNQDELKITEELSQLNAQELLTTEMTCMTQEDLQTQCSDSLVVESDLLVQNSQDGDPVSDSINSTDTSAVAQTQEMVCEDVINSQRLQDDPLKIECCMTEDQNPARETAPLTAEKAQTHSEQLVSKETFPQTEEEAIVPQTNADEDLLGSEQEEISSFKQIVEQMQKRQLNMEVFERIRKVYGDLECEYCGKLFWYQVHYNTHVRTHTKEHLHYCSQCNYSSITKNCLKRHVIQRHSDILLKCPSEGCQYCTPDKYKLQAHLKTHSDIVKRSFICPVCQESVPEDKVRAHIKSNHPDVSLNYISETLGLRVHVKGVIGKRASKCPYCDCFFTRNGADLQQHIWAHEGLKPYKCSQCDYASRSKSNLKAHMNRHSTEKTHLCDLCGKKFKSKCTLKSHKLMHTADGKQFRCTECDFTAALRPHLLRHMEQHASFKPFRCAHCHYSCNISGSLKRHYNKKHPNAQYINAGTGVSTSETVTEQGGVKCPVCNYVYGTKWEMNRHLKSKHGLKVVETDSLGLNQWEVVESVEESAMQYLHIAETEDPQGTETAVSALQDLRFNTQNGVVSAAAGDRLDQASVNILQQIIELGSENHDAAVASVVAMAPGTVTVVEQVEQEEPQDNHAMMIQDALQQATVGLGEEHHLVVSSDEMEGIKTVTVYTQEDASQFIVYVQEAVQTEEASTV
- the LOC109104682 gene encoding zinc finger protein ZFAT-like isoform X1; its protein translation is MDTVQADGSSVFMCKICNLFSPSKPLLLSHVTETHFNEGGDPDTFIIALKPLTTQEPQSSEVVVKRKRGRPKGSTKKVQPEKVQKVTPNQQERESTAIQSLAVAEKPSEDGSDLECKKCNRVFSNRRQISKHICFVGLKEAADEEEYGNNTDANKISDGEEEKERTPKKARAMRTDKLSSAKDPESASGNKNPIISVVLTSHEAMPGASKIVPIEAAPAEPSTQTVADAGSQEAAMKRGYQEYAIQQAAYEAPLKSNRLGQTQLKIFTCEYCNKVFKFKHSLQAHLRIHTNEKPFKCPQCDYASAIKANLSVHIRKHTGEKFSCELCSFNCLSKGHLKVHVERVHKKIKQHCRFCKKKYSDVKNLLKHIRETHDMNDKKVQDSYNEYSLQTREGKRQLLYNCQICDRKFKNELERDRHMMVHGNKRPFGCELCDHGSTKFQALQAHIRKHPFIYVCAICQEKFVSSVRLKLHLREFHPESDEPSAFADSINSSFCLLKPGDDIQKDMLNQDELKITEELSQLNAQELLTTEMTCMTQEDLQTQCSDSLVVESDLLVQNSQDGDPVSDSINSTDTSAVAQTQEMVCEDVINSQRLQDDPLKIECCMTEDQNPARETAPLTAEKAQTHSEQLVSKETFPQTEEEAIVPQTNADEDLLGSEQEEISSFKQIVEQMQKRQLNMEVFERIRKVYGDLECEYCGKLFWYQVHYNTHVRTHTKEHLHYCSQCNYSSITKNCLKRHVIQRHSDILLKCPSEGCQYCTPDKYKLQAHLKTHSDIVKRSFICPVCQESVPEDKVRAHIKSNHPDVSLNYISETLGLRVHVKGVIGKRASKCPYCDCFFTRNGADLQQHIWAHEGLKPYKCSQCDYASRSKSNLKAHMNRHSTEKTHLCDLCGKKFKSKCTLKSHKLMHTADGKQFRCTECDFTAALRPHLLRHMEQHASFKPFRCAHCHYSCNISGSLKRHYNKKHPNAQYINAGTGVSTSETVTEQGGVKCPVCNYVYGTKWEMNRHLKSKHGLKVVETDSLGLNQWEVVESVEESAMQYLHIAETEDPQGTETAVSALQDLRFNTQNGVVSAAAGDRLDQASVNILQQIIELGSENHDAAVASVVAMAPGTVTVVEQVEQEEPQDNHAMMIQDALQQATVGLGEEHHLVVSSDEMEGIKTVTVYTQEDASQFIVYVQEAVQTEEASTV
- the LOC109104705 gene encoding activity-dependent neuroprotector homeobox protein 2-like, whose protein sequence is MYQIPVKNLTKLRRPRKRVKSILCDIGMQQCQGLLETYKCFDAGDASFDNTEWDDFTDGHVGKKKKKYPYRSQALCCSLCWYSSRSIPTFRSHIHRCHWNDLDVACLLICPYCPFVSSPKVTEQHIQFFHMLPSKTHRIPLHSNPSHTLAHTPKTVSVTVSADAADDRYTCATCGYHDSLLYVMKKHVLVNHYAAMLDRYFGLGSDSKQKTDGEQIRDGASVKYHCKVCKLPAETIEHLLYHILSSEKHKDLHWQIMPCIIEKDCTSQMSGLQNLLNLTPKAMQQVTLLARPNYVPQQTQQTNGNGTVLLAGPRNTTALFCSPGAGQMFLSPQTQALLSGTTVAALQNAQHPQSPSGMPQVLPTSPVVQPINMMMPSMRQGASKTVPITMAMPRLPQTHPAQQVLLPPGVQVNLPGEMGVRSPFLVTQGLQLNQSVPRAPLIASQSVRLIPTGNNVNGVPTYTLAPVQVTVPVHGGPAQVVLTQNQISQPTNSAVVPKGLKPTVQRAINRNSVPNELAVLAPFLKKHDDHSVKCLRCKILLTEQGIFQHLLHGLKCLFCPQMFYSFKQIMEHTNKEHSLKIKENRHFIKEQFSLDCDDEGNLVFNTFNLNTDVPKDLLENRELNLALVTSSQDKLYIKMYPDKAEYAASLKTPPTACPFCQVKLQNSEDYERHLQTKHHIVPTIHAILKTPAYKCIYCFGVYTEKSTPKTISIHVQRCRCAPKAVKEAERQLNPDTTEHDDGDLCNSPQMASPSEVACQGGLEFVKPKKEVITPKNRRRNSKVPKVEVPETPVELVLEPMGMEMTSFEDRKDFLSQYFHRKPYVTKTEIELLASRLWINKADVKAHFNSKLTKCLKAIQKKRVCVRLGFKMIEVNKLKHNLFIPEVKPVKKKVLNEVKHGGLVPQVTVKKEDVNEIKHDLFIPAVPVTVKKEDVNEMEDGLFIPGITVKQEDVSEMEDGLFIPEARPL